The proteins below come from a single Loxodonta africana isolate mLoxAfr1 chromosome 20, mLoxAfr1.hap2, whole genome shotgun sequence genomic window:
- the IGFN1 gene encoding LOW QUALITY PROTEIN: immunoglobulin-like and fibronectin type III domain-containing protein 1 (The sequence of the model RefSeq protein was modified relative to this genomic sequence to represent the inferred CDS: substituted 1 base at 1 genomic stop codon): MAGKPLKKSSVPGVSIQQLVEKIPEGCSMPDFQQKPVTLALQEGKNAIFRAVVCGEPRPKVHWERTKGDLSDPSKYQISSAPGSKEHVLQIIKLTGEDTDLYRCRAVNMCGEASCSARLTVIEVGFRKSRKRQNEPPEDLRKELIDFRKMLKKRAPLPAPEKKIDLEQVWQLLMTADRKDYERICMKYGVVDYRGMLHELQVMPKEREVKMAQYINAIFNLRHIKVTKDGIATFDLELDLKNPESKIYLYKDGEMIPFGFDNQTKHCLRQLGKRYHFQIRDLQPEDAGIYQVRVEDAEVFSTELEASTIPPRVVVPLTEVRCQQQERAVFECILSSPCPNATWHFQHRPFQRSDKYEVTVSPDGLTHRLVVKGAHFSDMGLYSLVTGLHASSAWLVVEAGKDKGLLTTSDDRHHLGSKRGGTIGRANVYGGGADARQSPGSGHKPSTGSFSKEARVPRGHFSQGLADTEAKQGEATMLSCTLTRDLGPGAWFKDGVKLTAQDGVIFEQDSLVHRLLIACVQGTQAGRYTSVAGNQQSEATLTVHDPPTIAPNVTEKLREPLVAKAGKPVAVKIPFESRLPVQATWRKDRAVVLDGSSGGVQVALGDGFTRLCLPSASRKDRGEYSVTLRSNGGSAQAKLTLQVIDKPQPPQGPLEVQDGHRAGVCLRWQAPRHDGGRAIQHYVVERRQAGRSAWLKVGEPPTDSTTFTDAHVEQGRKYAFRVLAATSEGAGEALQSEEVLVAPEALPRPPSAPAILSASSQGITLTWTAPQGPGSAHLLGYLIEKRKKGSNTWMAVNHQPVPERKWTVVDLWQGCQYEFRVTAVAPPGPGEPGPPSEAVFARDPMRPPGPVWNLQVIDASNTSITLSWAXPDTQDGDEALGYVVELCGSHSLQWSPCHTGTVAETTYTAKGLRAREGYFVRVTAVNDGGRGQPTALDMLVQAMPISVHPKFLKDSSTKDLLTVRAGDTVRVPVPFEAAPLPEVTWLKDGLPLPKRSVTTTKDSLTQLLIPVASLSDSGLYTVVLRNLQGKEATYNFHVRVAACPRAPGPIHLQENVPGMVTAEWEPSPDEAETGGGPLHYTVLTRSAAKGSWWEVADRVHTNRFTLLNVLPGHEYHFRVVAKNQLGASRPSDTRQPWYIPRRRGRFTVKAPSYQEPNLSQKPWFPVGLRVHLLPQGSECCMSCAVRGSPRPHVTWFKDDQSLEGNPAVYSTNVLGVCSLIIPSVSLKDSGQYKAVAENTLGQAVSTATLIVIGCSSAANQKPVALMTLPGRFGPGAHWALALWDAPRGGRRPGPSLVWRRHGVEALTAVGVGLQAWLLTSQLQTLGATVQRLQDSPDKLSEQILMRQRNRHCHLGNSPFALAKEPPGDGTLHGWVMDRGAQRQE, translated from the exons TTGGCTTTCGGAAGAGTCGGAAGAGGCAGAACGAACCCCCAGAGG ACCTCAGAAAGGAGCTGATAGACTTCCGGAAGATGCTGAAAAAGAG GGCCCCGCTCCCAGCCCCAGAGAAGAAGATAGACCTGGAGCAGGTGTGGCAGCTGCTGATGACTGCGGACCGGAAAGACTACGAACGGATTTGCATGAAGTACGGCGTCGTGGACTACCGGGGCATGCTGCACGAGCTGCAGGTGATGCCGAAGGAGCGCGAGGTCAAGATGGCGCAG TACATCAACGCCATCTTCAACTTGAGACACATCAAGGTCACCAAGGACGGGATCGCAACGTTTGACCTGGAGCTGGATCtcaagaatcctgagagcaagaTTTACTTGTATAAG GATGGCGAGATGATTCCCTTCGGCTTTGACAACCAGACCAAGCACTGCCTGCGGCAGCTGGGGAAACGCTACCACTTCCAGATCCGGGACCTGCAGCCTGAGGACGCGGGCATTTACCAGGTCAGGGTGGAGGATGCCGAAGTCTTCTCCACGGAGCTGGAGGCCAGCA CCATCCCGCCCAGGGTAGTGGTCCCTCTGACCGAGGTCCGCTGCCAGCAGCAGGAAAGGGCTGTCTTTGAGTGCATTCTCTCAAGCCCCTGCCCCAATGCCACCTGGCATTTCCAGCATCGGCCATTCCAGCGCAGCGATAAATATGAAGTGACTGTGTCCCCCGACGGGCTGACCCACCGGCTGGTGGTAAAAGGGGCCCATTTCTCAGACATGGGCCTCTATTCACTGGTCACCGGGCTCCATGCCTCCAGTGCCTGGCTGGTGGTTGAAG CTGGGAAGGATAAAGGCCTTCTGACCACCAGTGATGACCGCCA TCATCTGGGCAGCAAGAGAGGTGGCACAATAGGAAGGGCGAATGTCTACGGCGGGGGGGCGGATGCCCGCCAAAGTCCCGGATCTGGACACAAGCCCAGCACTGGCAGTTTCTCCAAGGAGGCCCGAG TCCCCAGGGGCCACTTCTCCCAGGGCCTGGCTGACACAGAAGCCAAGCAAGGGGAGGCTACCATGCTTTCCTGCACCCTCACCCGTGACCTGGGACCTGGAGCCTGGTTTAAGGATGGAGTCAAG CTCACTGCCCAGGATGGAGTCATCTTTGAGCAAGACAGTCTTGTGCACAGACTCCTCATTGCCTGTGTGCAGGGGACCCAGGCCGGGAGGTACACGTCTGTAGCCGGCAACCAGCAGAGCGAGGCCACCCTAACCGTCCACG ACCCCCCCACCATCGCTCCAAATGTGACAGAGAAACTGAGAGAGCCACTGGTGGCCAAGGCTGGGAAACCGGTGGCAGTGAAGATTCCCTTTGAGAGTCGTCTTCCGGTTCAAGCTACCTGGAGGAAGGACAGGGCTGTGGTGCTGGATGGCAGCAGCGGCGGGGTCCAGGTGGCCCTGGGAGACGGCTTCACTCGGCTGTGCCTCCCCAGCGCCAGCAGAAAGGACCGTGGTGAGTACAGCGTTACGCTGAGGAGCAACGGAGGCTCTGCACAGGCCAAGCTCACCCTGCAGGTCATAG ACAAGCCCCAGCCCCCACAGGGCCCCCTGGAGGTGCAGGATGGCCACAGGGCTGGTGTCTGCCTCCGCTGGCAGGCTCCACGCCATGATGGGGGCCGGGCCATACAGCACTACGTGGTGGAGAGGCGGCAGGCTGGCAGGAGCGCGTGGCTGAAGGTGGGCGAGCCTCCCACAGACAGCACCACCTTCACCGATGCCCACGTGGAGCAGGGCAGGAAGTATGCCTTCCGAGTGCTTGCTGCGACctctgagggagctggagaggcCCTGCAATCCGAGGAGGTGCTGGTTGCTCCTGAGG CTCTCCCCAGGCCCCCTTCTGCCCCAGCCATCCTGTCAGCCTCCAGCCAGGGCATCACGCTGACATGGACAGCGCCTCAGGGCCCTGGCAGTGCCCACCTCCTGGGCTACCTGATTGAGAAGCGCAAGAAGGGAAGTAACACCTGGATGGCAGTGAACCACCAGCCCGTGCCTG AGAGGAAGTGGACGGTGGTGGACCTGTGGCAGGGCTGTCAGTACGAGTTCCGGGTCACGGCCGTGGCTCCCCCAGGCCCCGGAGAGCCTGGACCCCCATCGGAGGCCGTCTTTGCTCGGGACCCCATGA GACCCCCAGGGCCTGTGTGGAACCTCCAAGTGATAGACGCATCGAACACCAGCATTACCCTGAGCTGGGCCTGACCAGACACCCAAGATGGGGACGAAGCCCTGGGGTATGTGGTAGAGTTGTGTGGCTCACACAGTCTCCAATGGAGCCCGTGCCACACGGGCACCGTGGCAGAAACCACCTACACAGCCAAGGGGCTCCGGGCCCGAGAGGGCTACTTCGTGCGAGTGACAGCTGTTAATGATGGGGGACGTGGCCAGCCCACAGCCCTGGACATGTTAGTGCAAGCCATGCCCATTTCTG TCCATCCCAAGTTCCTTAAGGACTCCAGCACAAAGGACTTGCTGACAGTCAGGGCTGGGGACACGGTTCGTGTGCCTGTTCCATTTGAG GCTGCCCCCCTGCCTGAGGTGACCTGGCTGAAGGATGGCTTGCCCTTGCCCAAAAGAAGTGTGACCACCACTAAGGACAGCCTCACCCAGCTTCTGATTCCTGTGGCCAGCCTCTCCGACAGCGGCCTCTACACCGTGGTGCTGAGAAACCTGCAGGGAAAGGAGGCTACTTACAACTTCCATGTTAGGGTGGCAG CGTGCCCGCGGGCACCGGGGCCCATCCATCTGCAGGAAAACGTGCCTGGGATGGTGACCGCCGAGTGGGAGCCGTCCCCGGACGAGGCCGAGACCGGGGGTGGCCCGCTGCACTACACGGTGCTCACGCGCTCCGCCGCAAAGGGCTCCTGGTGGGAGGTGGCTGACCGTGTCCACACCAACCGCTTCACCCTCCTAAACGTCCTCCCTGGCCACGAGTACCACTTCCGGGTGGTGGCCAAGAACCAGCTGGGGGCCAGCAGACCCTCAGACACCAGACAGCCCTGGTACATCCCCCGGCGTCGAG GTAGGTTCACGGTGAAGGCTCCAAGCTACCAGGAGCCCAACCTAAGCCAGAAGCCCTGGTTCCCGGTGGGCCTGCGGGTTCACCTGCTGCCACAGGGCTCCGAGTGCTGCATGAGCTGTGCCGTGCGGGGCTCTCCCAGACCTCACGTCACCTGGTTCAAAGATGATCAGAGCCTGGAAGGAAACCCTGCGGTCTACAGCACCAATGTGCTGGGCGTGTGCTCCCTGATCATCCCCAGCGTGTCCCTCAAGGACAGTGGCCAGTACAAGGCTGTGGCTGAAAACACACTGGGCCAGGCTGTCAGCACAGCCACCCTCATCGTCATAG GCTGCAGCTCAGCAGCCAATCAGAAGCCGGTTGCCCTGATGACCCTTCCCGGCCGCTTTGGGCCCGGGGCGCACTGGGCTCTCGCGCTGTGGGACGCGCCGAGGG GTGGTCGCAGGCCGGGGCCTAGCCTTGTGTGGCGCAGGCATGGCGTTGAGGCACTCACAG CGGTCGGCGTGGGGCTGCAGGCTTGGCTGCTCACGTCCCAGCTGCAGACACTGGGGGCCACGGTGCAGAGGCTGCAGGACAGTCCGGACAAGCTCAGCGAGCAA ATCCTGATGAGGCAAAGGAACAGACATTGTCATCTGGGCAATTCCCCTTTTGCTCTGGCCAAGGAGCCGCCTGGAGATGGGACACTTCACGGGTGGGTGATGGACAGAGGGGCCCAGAGACAGGAATGA